In Setaria viridis chromosome 5, Setaria_viridis_v4.0, whole genome shotgun sequence, the genomic stretch ACTTTCGGCAAACATCTTCAACACCTGTAATGCAGTAGTGTCACCAATCTTCAAGTACTCATCTAGATGATCTGCGGCACTACCATTGGCCAATTGACGAATAGCTGCTGATGTTGTAAAAGCCGGACAGCTGCAGTAGTCGTCACCATTAATTCACAGCTCTGCAACAAGCACAACTGAAATGCAGTGGTTCCACCTCCAAGGGAACATGTCAATCATCAGCAAATGCGGCTAGCCAAGTGGACCAAGTCTCACACCGTCACACGTAAAGATAGGTTGGACAAGGCCAAGACAGGTGCCTAACTAGACAGAGCTAGAGTCGACAGGTGTGCTTCTGTAGTTCTGTGGTCCGAGTACAAGTTTGATGAGTATGCTTAGAGTTGCTTTCGGAAAGATTGTTCTGGTTAGACTGGAAGGCTCTCGTTTCAATTCCTAGAACAGAAATGGAGTGCAACAAGCACAACTGAAATGCAGTGGTTCCACCTCCAAGGGAACATGGCGAAGGATGAAATTTTCCTACCTGGGGTATGTATCCCAGTTACTTTCAATCCAGCAGCTTCAAATTTATCGCTTCTTTAGTTCCTTATTATCCTTGTTTCTGCTCTGACCCGTCGACGATGCTTTcccatgaagatgatgatgaagcacaGGCATCCAGTGTCTTCCAACTTTCCAACAATATTACTCTTCATCGTCCTACTGTTTGCAGGTAGCCTAGCTGCTCCTGTGAAGGACACCCTTCTTTCTGGTCAGTGTATTTCGGCAACCGAAACATTAACATCAAAGAGTGGTACATTTGAGCTGGGACTGTTTGCTCAAACATTTTATCACAGTGAGCAGTACTACTGCTGGGGTTGGGGCATACGttacaagagcatgacacaaggTCCAGAGTTCTTGGTGGGATATGGTAGGTATTCCAGCAACAGTTCAACATTGTGTTTCCTTGCAGGCAAGCTATATATTGAGGAACGGGGCTCTGATTCTGCTATCTGGCCCTCGGACTCTGAAAGAAATGGATCAGTTGCGTCTGTTGCGATTCTTCTTGACACAGGTAATTTTGTAGTAAGAGATGAGATGAATCCTTCCGTGGTCATGTGGCAGAGTTTTGATCACCTACGTGGTCCGAGTGATGCAAAGCTACCTGGGGCAACCACTGGAGCTTACGCAATGGCGCAAATGTACAACTATCCTCCTTATAATTGTACTCTGGAGATTGACAAAAGCAGGAAGAGGGGATTTGCCATTCACGTTGGCGGTGCCTCATATGGGTCCTTTCCGGACTGGATGGTTGCCTACCAAAATGTTATTTCTGTACAACTGAATGTTCCCAAAAGGCCCAACGATATTGAGTTGTTAAAACTGGACATGGGACAGATGAGTTTGTTGAGGTGCTTGGCAACCTCTATGGAGCTTTCCCTCCAGCTGCAATATTAGTCCATTTATCTGTGGCGCTTTTGGTGTTTGCACTCAAGCCGAAGAATGCAAGTGCATTGACGGTTTCAGACCGGCACTTGCAGATGAATGGGAGCTGGGCCGTTTCACGAGTGGTTGCTTAAGTGTGAAAATGGTGATACCACTGACTCATTTGTTTTGGTGGACCATCTGCAGAGACTCCCTGACTATGGACGGGATGAGCCTGCAGCAAGTAGTGATGAATGCAAATCAGCTTGCCTGAGCAACTGCTATTGCGCTGCATACTCCTATAGTTCTGGGTGCAAGATTTGGCCGTTCAAGTTGCATAATTTGAGTCTGGCTGATAATCCTATCTGGGCAGGCTGTAACTTACAAAGTAGATGTCTACAGTTTCGGCATCGTGCTCTTTGAGATAATTTCGGGGAGAAGCACTGCTAAGAAAATGAGATTCCAGCTTCGTTTCAGTGCCTCATGGACTATGATGACAGTGGCATATATTCTGCAGAAGGGCCAGGTTCCAGGAAACACTGTTAGCACTATGTAAATTTCTCATGTGCTGCTTGCCATATTTTCATCTTCATGCTGGGCCTACTTGGTAGTTCAGCTAGGCATTTGGAACTGCTACATGgagttttatatatttttttcctagCATTTGTTTGGTACTGAACTGCGTTATGACATTGTTCAATtctaaagaaaataaataaaaaggtcaCCCTGTCACGAAACTATGCAGAAGCACATTTCTTCCGGTGGTGTTTGGAAccaaggtcctgtttggatactcctgctaaattttagcacatgttacatcggatgtttgatgctaattaggagtattaaatataggctaattataaaagtaattgcacagatagtccatgatttgacaatgtggtgctacagttccatttgctaatgatggattaattaaacttaatagattcgtctcgcaaattagcacaagggttctgcaattaattttataattagcttatgtttagtcctaattagaatatccgatgtgacactactaaagtttagcaaacaCCCTCTAAATACATACGCGCTATGCCAATGCCAATGTGTGGGTTCCTTGAGCTTTCACGGTTTATGGTTTAGTGCAATATTCGTTGAGATCTGTATTATACGTACACTGACGAAGGCCAGGATGAAAATATCCGGGCGGATTTCTGCAGCGGATCAGCAGCAGCGACGCAAATTGCGTGCTGTTTCGTCCGCAGGCACCGCATCACCCAAAATGATATGAAATGAAATGGCAGTCACACACTGGCGTTGCGATCACGGGCGAGAGATGACAAAGCGCGTTTCGGCCCCATCCATGACCATGATGATCGCCTGGCCTTTTTCCTCACGTCGCGCTCTCACAGCACAGGCAGCCAGGTCCAATGCTTGTCCTCGACGGGTCCAAGTGCAGACAGGTCCAATGCTTCGCAATACTCTGCAATAGCGTCGCCAGTGCAGTCAGCTCCCAACTGTGACCGAGAAGATAGATGGTCTACTGGTCTAGCATGCATGATTGCATTGTCACTAGATAGCCAATggttgctgaatgctgatggaCGCTCCATGGTGAAAGGGAAATGCCATGCCAGTCCCCCAGCTcaactccaaacaaaagtgacACGTGACAGGACCAGCGACCAGGACGACACGACTCACCATTTGAATCTGCGGGTGTTGGCATGCTACTCTAACCCACCAAAATCCATCATTGCATTACTCTGCTCTTCGAAAAGAACAAAAGAGGGAAAAGGAAATAGGCCCGTTTGATAGCCCAGCTAAAGTTaaagcacctatcacatcggatgtttatataaatataggttaattataaaactaattgcatagatggagtctaattcacgagatgaatctattaagcctaattagtttgtgatttgacaatgtggtactacagtaatcatttgctaatgatggattaattaaatttaatagattcgtctcataaATTAGCACAGGAGTTCTGCaaatagttttataattagctcatatttaatcctcctaattagcatccgaacatcctatatgatactgctaaagtttagcactagaACAGAACTGAGCTAGCCCGCCCAGAAGTAACACCTTTTGTGCGTGCATGGGCGAACCCAAAAAAAGAATGCCCGCCAATCTACTCCTGTGTACACGGTATATGCATAAAAAGAGGTTACAACAAGATACCACACCCCGTTCGGTGGCACTGTACGTATGCATACATACGCATGTGCCTACGATTCAAGATGCAGGTGGTCCATTCCCTGCACGTCTTGTTACCAAGCAACGAGACGTAAAAGGCCATGCCCAGGTGCAGCTCTGGACCAGAACATGTCCCCGGAACGCGCGTAGCAGCGTAGTACATGTACGGGCTATACACTGAAAGCACGGACCACAGGGGGAGCACGGGACCGGTGCGTAGGACACACGCGCCATTATGGATAAAAAGACGCTCAACAGTAGCCGCATGGCGTCGCGTCGGTACTCCTGTAATCGTGTATCCCAGCAGAACGTACCACCCGTATTCTTGGGCAATGCACGTATGTGTACGCGTGTACCGCGGGGGGTTCCTGCCATGCCCTGCCAGCCTGCATCAATAATTCCGTTATAAATGTCAGCTTCAGATCGTACATTACATCTACATATAATATGCTTCCGTCAGCTGTATGGTATTGGTACGTATGGGTAGCAGGTGGTGGTGCAGAGCGGCGCCAAATTGGTAGTGCTGGAATGTCCTGTGGATTACTGCCAAATCGGCTTCATAATTAACGAGGTACACCCATCACTGTTAGGCGATTAGTGAAGGTACGGTGCGTAGCCGTCTTTTTAGTTGCAGTGTTAGTTTGAACCCCGGAAGAGATCACTCCTAACCGGCGTCGTGCTGCCTTTTTGTTAGCTCCAAGCAAGCAAGCTACTACAGTGCCGTTTATGCTACTCATGATTCACACTGCAGCTGGTCAGCTCGTCTTCGCCCCCGGGTGtcttggcttggcttggcttgcGGGCTTGGGATGTTCAAACAAACGAAAAATTGACTGGCGCTGGCAAAAAGGAAAAGTGAAAGCCAAGTCAAGCGGGCAGCTCACCTCAGCTGTGGATGGATGGACGCAATCATCAATCGCCCACACCGCTGCCGTCTTTTTCCTTTGCCGTGCGTGCTGGATTcacatccctttctttcttcttcccgcCGACCTAATCCGAAGATGGCTCGTTTCTCTGCTGCTCCCCGTTGGTCTGGTCGCCGATGCTGATGGGAGCAGTTTTGTTTCTGAGTTTTACTAGTTGCTGGTCAGAGGTAACAACTTTTTGTTAGCTTGTGCTAATAACCCTGCTACCGCCTGTCTTGTCTTGCGTTCCATCTCCCACCACGGAAGTGAAGCTTGTTTTTGCTAGTCACATCATCACATGGCTTGTATTAAAATAAATGCAAAGATTACCGGATCGGATCACCAAACGACCTTGCTTGCCACAGCCGAGGCGGCGATGGTTGCCAGGAATCTCAACTACAGAAGAGGAATGGCAGACAAGAAATGCTCAGAAATTCTATTGCCGCCCACCATTCCAGCTGAGGGTCACATGCAGCAGCGTTGCACCTCCCCCACAAATCCAGCAAAAACACGGCGCCCCAGCCGGGAGCGCCGCTCACTGCACACCACCCGGCAACCCACGccatctctccctcccccgcctccaGCGCTCGCGCACGCTTCCCCACGACGCCAAGCTACCAGTCTACCGCAGCTgggcagccagccagccaccacctcggcacctcctcctccctcccccccttCACGGCTCCTCTGCTCCCCCCTCACTCACTCACGCGTCTCGCCTCCCCTCCCGTTCCGTACCGTGCTGCTCCTCGCTTCACTTCAGATCCAACGAACCGTCCGCCCCCAccgcccaccgccggcggcagcaCACCATGCCGCggcgcccgccgctccgcgtggcggcggcggcgctcctgcTCTGCTGCAtcctctgcctccgcctcgcGTCGGCCGAGCCCGACGCCGACAAGGCGGCGCTGCTCGCCTTCCTCGCGGGggtgggccgcggcggcgccgcccgcgcgcgcatCAACTGGCCCACCACCCCGCTCGCCTGCGCAGGCCCCGGCTGGACGGGAGTCACCTGCAGCGCCGACGCCACCCGCGTCGTGGCGCTGCACCTCCCGGGGCTGGGCCTCTCCGGCGCCGTCCCCTCCGGCACCCTCGGCCGCCTCGACGCGCTGCAGCTGCTCAGCCTCCGCGCCAACAACCTCTCCGGCCGGTTCCCGACGGACCTCCTCAGCCTCCCCGCGCTCACCGGGCTCCACCTCCAGCGCAACGCCTTCTCCGGCGCGCTCCCCGCGGGGCTCGCCGCGCTGCAGAACCTCCAGGTGCTCGACCTCTCCTACAACCGCTTCGAGGGGGGACTCCCCGGCGCGCTCTCCAACCTCACCCACCTCGTCGCGCTCAACCTCTCCAACAACTCGCTCGCCGGCCGCGTCCCAGACCTCGGCCTCCCGGCGCTACAGTTCCTCAACCTCTCAAACAACCACCTTGACGGCCCCGTGCCCGGCTCCCTCCTCAGGTTCGCCGACGCCGCGTTTGCGGGCAACAACGTCacgcgcccggcggcgccggtgccgccACCGGCGCTCCTGCCGCCCTCAACGCTGGCCCCGCCTTCCACTAAGAGGCGGGTGCGGCTCAGCGAGGCGGCCAtcctcgccatcgccgtcggcgGCTGCGTCCTCGTGTTCGCCGTCGTCGCGGTGTCCCTCATCGCGTTCTGCaaccgggacggcggcgaggagatgGGCGGCGGTGCGGTGTCCGGGAAGGGCGGGGACAAGATGGGGAGGGAGTCGCCCGAGTCCAAGGCCGTCATTGGCAAGGCCGGGGACGGCAACCGGATGGTGTTCTTCGAGGGCCCGTCGCTGGCGTTCGACCTAGAGGACCTGCTCCGCGCTTCTGCCGAGGTCCTCGGGAAGGGCGCGTTCGGGACGGCGTACCGGGCGGTGCTCGAGGATGCCACCACGGTCGTCGTCAAGAGGCTCAAGGAGGTCAATGCCGGCCGCCGCGAGTTCGAGCAGCAGATGGAGCTGGTCGGCCGGATTCGGCATGACAACGTCGTCGAGCTCCGTGCTTACTACTACTCCAAGGACGAGAAGCTGCTCGTGTACGATTACTACAGCAGGGGAAGCGTATCCAACATGCTTCATGGTATGGTGCTTGCTCCCAGCCTCACCTTCTCTTGTGTAACTTTCATAGTTTCAGTGCTCATTTTGGATACTGCAATTTGCTTGATAACTGCCACCGTTTGTTTGTGTGCTAGAACTGTAGCAATGATGATACTATGATTGTGACAGAGAAGTGGCACTTAAGAAATGTGTTAGGAGATGTTGCAAACAATttaaaaaggaagaagattTGTAATGTAGAGTGATTGTGGTGAGCTGGAGATGTGGTGTTGCTTGTTGTTTGGGAAGGGGTTAATGGTTCGATAAGCTAACTGATTGTTTAGTGTAACAAAGTTTGGTTGACTTTATCAGATGCAGGCTAGGATGGACAATTAGGATTTGGGGGTTAACGGTAAAGGCAATACAGGATCAAAAGGCTAGAAAATGTTGGATAGGTCCTTGTTTGTGCTCTGTTTATTGTCTAGGTCCACATTTTAATTTTCTGACCGTAGCACTTGAGGCCTTTTGACCGATATATTTGAAAATAACTCCTCTCtgttttctctctttttatcgTATCAGTCAATATCTACCCCCTTTTTCTGCTTTGACAAAATTTTTCATCATGTGGCATTACATTGGCAATGAATGGGAATGATTTCCTCAGCTTTGTGTTGGTAGTGGGATGAACAGAATTTTCCCTCTTGCTGAACATGCTATTTTTGACTCTACTATTCTAAGGAAAAGATGAACTCTAGTGTTCCGCGCTTTGGTTCACCAACCAAAAGTAACACGTGGTGCTGATTTCTTCCTTAATTCTGGTTTAGTGACTTGCTATCCTATACTAATTTCCTGTGTTCATTTAGATCTAGCTGTTTGGTGCATAGTGCTTAGCTGTCTTCACtcgcaattttttttcaaactttAATCCGTTTCAATTCAAGTTCACATGGCATGCTTGGTGCGTGGTGGTCAACTCTGGTCACATCAGTGCCATCTTAGCACCAAGACAATCTGTTTCCTACCTCATCCCATGAGGTTAAGTGGACCGTGAAATCTTGTTGATGAAGTGTATGTGTACTTCAATCACAAGATGACAAGGAATTCGAATAACAAACTGTGTGGTTAATTAGTTTGTAACTGGCGAAATATGCCGTCGATAGTTTACTagcgaaaaaaaaagatggagctATAAGTGGTAGCGGGCAACTGTGGAAGAAAATTGGATGATGGATGCATTAAGAAGTAGGCAGTAGTTGAGTGTTTTCGCCTACTAAAAAGTAAATCTTTTCAAGTTTAATTGGTAAAATCCTTCAATTAGTTAGCGTTGGTGTTCTGTTCACTATCATGGCCCATTCCTCCATTTCAGTGTCAGAATCTGGACCAGAGGAGGACCACCGTTAGATATCCTATGGAGTACTATGAATGAACAATTTGCAACCATGTTAGTTGTGTATCTGTATCATGATGGAGCACTGCAGCTAACAGTAGGAACTTAAACTGTAGGAATACTTGATTATAAGTATTTAGGCCATATGGAGTACAATGTTATCCAGAAAACAAACATCAATTCAACCTACCATGTTAGTTTGTTATCTGATGCTTAAAGTATAAACGCTTCACATGATTAAAGCCAACATGCATCTCATAGTTCTTCTCATTTTTTCGCATTTTCAGGGAAGAGGGGAGAGGACAGAACGCCATTGGACTGGGAAACCAGATTAAAGATTGCCCTGGGAGCAGCAAGAGGAATCGCACACATTCACACGGAGAACAATGGGAAATTTGTTCACGGCAACATCAAGGCCTCCAATGTGTTCATCAACAGGCACGACTACGGCTGCATCTCAGACCTCGGCTTGGCACAACTGATGAACCCAATCACCGCAAGGTCCCGTTCTCTAGGCTACTGCGCGCCAGAGGTCACCGACACGAGGAAAGCGTCTCAGGCTTcagacgtgtacagcttcggcgtctTCATCCTCGAGCTCCTCACGGGGAAGTCGCCTGTCCAGATAaccggcggcggcaacgagTTCGTCCACCTGGTGAGGTGGGTGCAGTCCGTCGTCCGGGAGGAGTGGACCGCCGAGGTGTTTGACGGCGAGCTGCTGCGGTACCCCAACATCGAGGAGgagatggtggagatgctcCAGATCGCCATGGCGTGCGTGTCGAGGACCCCGGAGCGGCGGCCCAGGATGGCGGACGTGGTGAGGACGATCGAGGAGGTGCGGCGGGGCGACACCGGGACGCGGCCGTCGACGGAGGCGTCCACCCCGGCCGTGGAAGCCGCCGCCCAGACCAGGGCGGAGAGCTCATCATCCGCAGCACAGTGAGTGAGTTCAAGTTCATTCGCTGGATGATCCTCGCGGATGGTATTCGTTGTTCTTGTGTTGTTGCACGGTAGGGAGCACGGATGGGGTCGATCCCTGTGTGCTCCGGCGGGTGCTGTACCATTCTTTTGTGTTAAGATTCCATCAATGTTACGAAATTGTAACAGAATGTCATGTGGACTTGGTTCGATTATGCAGCAATTGCTCGCTGCTGATTGTCACTGAGCGAAGGATGAAAAATTGCTCGCTCCTGTGCCTGCTGCGTTGCTTCTTCAGCTCCGGTTTGCATTGCTAGATCCGATCTGATGCACTTGCACCGTTGCACGTGTGGGCGGAATGGGTGGGTATGTTGATTTGATTTTGTGGGTCCGATTTATGGCCCATGGGCTCTCTCGTGGCCCAGGCAGCACAGTTTTTGAATTTTGACCCATATAGAGTTATAGACCTCAAGAACCGGCAGCAAGCAAAGAGATATGCTCTCACCTCATCTCTTCTCGTTCTTCTAGCATTTGGCATCAAATGATCAAATGGATTAGTACGTTGACCACACAACTAGGTGTTTAGGTTTGCCAGCCAGCCATCAAATGAGCAGCATAACTCAAGATGAGACAGGCCACCACAGAGACAGGGACTATCAAGCAAAGTATGCTAGCTAGAACATACAAGCTCAGACACTAAGGCAAATACGCTAGAGCACGGACACATGTCCGATTTTCACGGCATGCAGATTAGAGGTTGGATGCCCACCCGATGAACCTGACCAAACTGCAAAATGCAGCCCATAATGTCCTGCAGCTGAACATCTTCACAATATATGACAATAAAAAGATGTTTTTGATAGCTTGTGCAACTCTATTTTCGTCGTTATTGGCACTAATAACATTTGCCACTGTTTTAGTCTTCTCACATCCATTTGCAAGAGCAATACCCAAACCAGCCAGTTGCATCATCTTTAGGAACAATATAAGATGTAAGGGGTGCATATGCACCCACATCAAAATACAAAACTAGTGATCAAGATCAAAATTTCACCATATATATACACTCACATGGCTCAACTCCACGGGCTCATAAGGTAGCCACACCACCTCCAACTTGCTCCAGATTTTAGCCGCCGCACCTAAGCTCCTAATATATAATGTGTCTAATTTACCTTAGAAGGCCAAACTAGTAGCCCATGGATTGGCTTCAAGGATCTGGCATTTTAACCCATCACTACCAGCAAATAGTTTGCGAAATATTGATTCGCATATTTTTGCATGATTTTTTAACTCCATATGTAGATCCCACCCAAATGTCATTCGCAAGTTGCAAGGGAGAGTTATGATAGATCCTAGCCGTTGTGATCCGTACTCCTCCCTTTAATTACCTGCATTCAATTCCATGTCAAATTTAAAAACTATATTCcaaatccttttttttaaatgagCCGGAAAGTAAACCTatcgattatattaaaaagaagatgaaaccTAAACTGAACGATacatccaaagaaaaaaaactaccaaACAACTCCGacaggttggattgggacatatCAAAGATCCGCCGCACAACACCATTACCTTATCCAACTcaactcaaacaaacaacaCCGGCCGATTGAATTAGGATATTAACACTCCCTTAGCTCAAGTACAAATTCAAGATGGTTTTGGCTATTTGCACGTGGCAAGTGATTTTTATTCACTACTACGAGCCTTACTTTAAATAGCAGGCTTAAAAAAGCTTTATTGTTTCCTTTGGAATATAGTATCTTAAAATTTAGTATCTTCTTTTCGTTCCAAGTCATATTTGCGTTGTGCCGCTGGCCGGAGTGCACGCAGCACCAGACGAAGCAGTAACACCTCCCGGCTCGATCGGTTCTTCGTTTTCATGTCCATCTACCGCGGACGGAGCAAGCAAGCAGCTCCCGGGTCGATCGGTTCTTCGTTTTCACGTCCGATCCGTCTACCGCGGACGGAGCAAGATGCATGCGCAGATCATGTCGCTGTTGTGTGCCGCCGTCGTGCTCGTCCTCCTCTCGCCGTGGGAGCCCATGCTCgcatccgccgcctcctccgtcggTTCCCGGCGCTACGACGCCATCTTCAGCCTCGGCGACTCCTTCACCGACACCGGCAACAACCCCACCGTCTTCGCCTATTACTCCATCGCCGACCCCGTCACGCGGCCGCCGTACGGCAACACCTTCTTCggccgccccaccggccgcaaCTGCGACGGCCGCCTCATCATCGACTTCATCGGTATACATGCACGCACTCAATTCGCATGCCATGTCGTTGCGAACAAATTAAACTGTTAATTGTCATTGTCGAATTGATGTTTTTGGAGCACTACGTACCTGTTGTGTCGTGCAGCCGAAGGCCTGGGGCTGCCGTACGTCCCGCCTTACTTGGGCCCGCCGTTCggctccccgtcgccgtcggcggcgagcttCCGGCAAGGCGCGAGCttggccgtcggcggcgccaccgcgctGGACGTGGAGTTCTACCACTCGAGGGGAATCCTCTCGGCCTCTAGCAAGTTCCCTCTCAACGCCAGCCTGAGCGTGCAGCTGGAGTGGTTCGGGTCGCACTTGAAGCCTTCCCTGTGCCGCACAACCCAAGGTACGTACCGCAACAATTCACAAAAGCGCATCATGCAACCGCAAGTGACCCGGCACGTACGTCGATCGTGCATGCGCGTGTGCAGAATGCGACAAGTTGTTCGGCAGATCCCTCTTCTTCGTGGGAGAGTTCGGCGTCAACGACTACCAGTTCTTGTTCGGGAAGATGAGACTTGCTGACATCAGTTCCAACGTCGTGCCGACTGTCATAGACACCATCCGTCAGGCCATCGAGGTACATACTTGTTCATTTCCTGGATTGTGCATGCCATTAGAGTACGTGTTCATCCAATTCACGTACTGCCAATGCGAACCAGAGGTTGATCAAGCTCGGCGCCAAGACACTGGTGGTTCCTGGGGTGATTCCATCAGGATGCACACCGCTGATTCTCGACATCTTCCCTGAGCCAAACCCTTCTGGATACAGCACCAAGACGGGCTGTATGCTACAGTACAATGAGCTAGGGCGACACCACAACACACTCCTGCAGGAATCGCTGCAGCAGATCCGTGCCAAGAACCCGGGCGTCAAGATCATCTACGCCGATTTCTTCAGCCCTATCATGGAGATGGTCCAGTCGCCTCGCAAGTTTGGTCAGTGTTCATTCCTTCTTCGATCTGTTGCATTACTGTTAGATTGTATGTATCTAGTGCAGTTGAAGGCCTCGATTAAGCTGGCGACGACGCTGATCGATGATGAGATGTCTTGCATAACCAACGAACTGCAGGGTTCAGGGATGACATTCTTTCGGTTTGCTGCGGAGGAGGGTCAGGGAAGTACAACTACAACATGAGCGTTCCTTGCGGCAGTCCAAACGCAACCACATGCAGCCATCCATCCGCCTCCCTGAACTGGGACGGCATCCATTTCACGGAGGCAGCTAACCGCCACATCGCCAGTAGATGGCTGAGCAGCATCACCTAAAGCGTTCATAAGCCGTCCGATCGAGCTCGGCTGAGGGGCTGAGCCGTCCTCTATatatcatcttttttttctctttcgtATCATTAGAAGATTGTTCATGTCTTCATTAGGTTCGGATCGTTTTATACACATGGTGTGGTAAGACTGGCAATTAACTGATGACTTTTACTATTGGTCTCACCATTCCGTGATATGTTTTCGAATTGTTTGAGTT encodes the following:
- the LOC117857942 gene encoding probable inactive receptor kinase At4g23740 isoform X1 gives rise to the protein MPRRPPLRVAAAALLLCCILCLRLASAEPDADKAALLAFLAGVGRGGAARARINWPTTPLACAGPGWTGVTCSADATRVVALHLPGLGLSGAVPSGTLGRLDALQLLSLRANNLSGRFPTDLLSLPALTGLHLQRNAFSGALPAGLAALQNLQVLDLSYNRFEGGLPGALSNLTHLVALNLSNNSLAGRVPDLGLPALQFLNLSNNHLDGPVPGSLLRFADAAFAGNNVTRPAAPVPPPALLPPSTLAPPSTKRRVRLSEAAILAIAVGGCVLVFAVVAVSLIAFCNRDGGEEMGGGAVSGKGGDKMGRESPESKAVIGKAGDGNRMVFFEGPSLAFDLEDLLRASAEVLGKGAFGTAYRAVLEDATTVVVKRLKEVNAGRREFEQQMELVGRIRHDNVVELRAYYYSKDEKLLVYDYYSRGSVSNMLHGKRGEDRTPLDWETRLKIALGAARGIAHIHTENNGKFVHGNIKASNVFINRHDYGCISDLGLAQLMNPITARSRSLGYCAPEVTDTRKASQASDVYSFGVFILELLTGKSPVQITGGGNEFVHLVRWVQSVVREEWTAEVFDGELLRYPNIEEEMVEMLQIAMACVSRTPERRPRMADVVRTIEEVRRGDTGTRPSTEASTPAVEAAAQTRAESSSSAAQ
- the LOC117855891 gene encoding GDSL esterase/lipase At5g45910, whose product is MHAQIMSLLCAAVVLVLLSPWEPMLASAASSVGSRRYDAIFSLGDSFTDTGNNPTVFAYYSIADPVTRPPYGNTFFGRPTGRNCDGRLIIDFIAEGLGLPYVPPYLGPPFGSPSPSAASFRQGASLAVGGATALDVEFYHSRGILSASSKFPLNASLSVQLEWFGSHLKPSLCRTTQECDKLFGRSLFFVGEFGVNDYQFLFGKMRLADISSNVVPTVIDTIRQAIERLIKLGAKTLVVPGVIPSGCTPLILDIFPEPNPSGYSTKTGCMLQYNELGRHHNTLLQESLQQIRAKNPGVKIIYADFFSPIMEMVQSPRKFGFRDDILSVCCGGGSGKYNYNMSVPCGSPNATTCSHPSASLNWDGIHFTEAANRHIASRWLSSIT
- the LOC117857942 gene encoding probable inactive receptor kinase At4g23740 isoform X2: MPRRPPLRVAAAALLLCCILCLRLASAEPDADKAALLAFLAGVGRGGAARARINWPTTPLACAGPGWTGVTCSADATRVVALHLPGLGLSGAVPSGTLGRLDALQLLSLRANNLSGRFPTDLLSLPALTGLHLQRNAFSGALPAGLAALQNLQVLDLSYNRFEGGLPGALSNLTHLVALNLSNNSLAGRVPDLGLPALQFLNLSNNHLDGPVPGSLLRFADAAFAGNNVTRPAAPVPPPALLPPSTLAPPSTKRRVRLSEAAILAIAVGGCVLVFAVVAVSLIAFCNRDGGEEMGGGAVSGKGGDKMGRESPESKAVIGKAGDGNRMVFFEGPSLAFDLEDLLRASAEVLGKGAFGTAYRAVLEDATTVVVKRLKEVNAGRREFEQQMELVGRIRHDNVVELRAYYYSKDEKLLVYDYYSRGSVSNMLHGMLTDCLYLGHMEYNVIQKTNINSTYHRGEDRTPLDWETRLKIALGAARGIAHIHTENNGKFVHGNIKASNVFINRHDYGCISDLGLAQLMNPITARSRSLGYCAPEVTDTRKASQASDVYSFGVFILELLTGKSPVQITGGGNEFVHLVRWVQSVVREEWTAEVFDGELLRYPNIEEEMVEMLQIAMACVSRTPERRPRMADVVRTIEEVRRGDTGTRPSTEASTPAVEAAAQTRAESSSSAAQ